In Streptomyces nojiriensis, one genomic interval encodes:
- a CDS encoding UBP-type zinc finger domain-containing protein has protein sequence MSEIEGIDPNAAPTGTGCVECDELGGWWFHLRRCAQCGHIGCCDSSPAQHATAHWKSSGHPLVQSFEPGEEWFWNYATDALYDSGPELTAPRDHPADQPTPGPAGRVPEDWTRRLNR, from the coding sequence ATGAGCGAGATCGAGGGAATCGACCCGAACGCCGCGCCCACCGGCACCGGCTGCGTCGAGTGCGACGAGCTGGGCGGGTGGTGGTTCCACCTGCGGCGCTGCGCCCAGTGCGGCCACATCGGCTGCTGCGACTCCTCCCCCGCCCAGCACGCCACCGCCCACTGGAAGTCCTCCGGCCACCCCCTGGTGCAGAGCTTCGAGCCGGGCGAGGAGTGGTTTTGGAACTACGCCACGGACGCGCTGTACGACTCCGGCCCCGAACTGACCGCTCCGCGCGACCACCCGGCGGACCAGCCGACCCCGGGCCCGGCCGGCCGGGTACCCGAGGACTGGACGCGGCGGCTGAACCGCTGA
- a CDS encoding FAD-dependent oxidoreductase yields the protein MAQAADTARTVILTVDDDPGVSRAIARDLRRRYGAEYRIVRAESGESALEALRELKLRGDLVAVILADYRMPQMNGIEFLEQALAVYPGARRVLLTAYADTNAAIDAINVVDLDHYLLKPWDPPEEKLYPVVDDLLTAWRTSDYRPVPATKVVGHRWSARSSDVREFLARNQVPYRWYSSDEPEGRRLLEAAGADGQRLPLVITPEGTALIEPEAPELASHVGLATTPAADFYDLVVIGGGPAGLGSAVYGASEGLRTVLVERSATGGQAGQSSRIENYLGFPDGVSGAQLTERARRQAGRFGAEILTAREVTGLEVNGAARVVRFSDGSAIAAHSVILATGVSYRQLRAPGCDQLTGCGVYYGSSLTEAASCQGHDVYIVGGANSAGQAAMYLARGAKSVTLLVRGESLTASMSHYLIQQIEETPNITVRTRTVVEAAHGEGHLEQLTLRDVDGGASELVDAQWMFVFIGAAPLTDWLDGTVLRDEHGFILAGPDLTPDGRPPAAWELDRPPYHLETNIPGVFVAGDARAQSAKRVASAVGEGAMAVMLVHRYLEQS from the coding sequence ATGGCACAGGCCGCCGACACAGCGCGGACCGTCATCCTGACCGTGGACGACGACCCGGGGGTCTCCCGGGCCATCGCCCGTGACCTGCGACGACGCTACGGCGCCGAGTACCGGATCGTGCGCGCCGAGTCGGGCGAGTCCGCGCTGGAGGCGCTGCGCGAGCTGAAGCTGCGCGGCGACCTGGTGGCGGTGATCCTCGCCGACTACCGGATGCCGCAGATGAACGGCATCGAGTTCCTCGAACAGGCCCTGGCGGTGTACCCGGGCGCACGGCGGGTGCTGCTCACCGCGTACGCCGACACCAACGCGGCGATCGACGCGATCAACGTGGTCGACCTCGACCACTACCTGCTCAAGCCCTGGGACCCCCCGGAGGAGAAGCTCTACCCGGTCGTCGACGATCTGCTCACGGCCTGGCGCACCAGCGACTACCGTCCGGTACCCGCCACCAAGGTGGTCGGGCACCGCTGGTCGGCACGCTCCTCGGACGTGCGGGAGTTCCTGGCCCGCAACCAGGTGCCGTACCGCTGGTACTCCTCCGACGAACCGGAGGGGCGGCGGCTGCTGGAGGCGGCCGGGGCCGACGGGCAGCGGCTCCCGCTGGTCATCACCCCCGAGGGCACCGCGCTGATCGAACCGGAGGCGCCCGAGCTGGCCTCCCACGTGGGGCTCGCGACGACGCCCGCGGCGGACTTCTACGACCTCGTCGTCATCGGCGGCGGCCCGGCCGGGCTCGGCTCCGCGGTGTACGGGGCCTCCGAGGGGCTGCGTACCGTACTGGTCGAGCGGTCCGCGACCGGCGGACAGGCCGGTCAGAGCTCCCGCATCGAGAACTACCTCGGTTTCCCGGACGGCGTGTCGGGTGCCCAGCTCACGGAGCGTGCCCGCCGCCAGGCCGGCCGGTTCGGCGCCGAGATCCTCACGGCGCGTGAGGTCACGGGGCTGGAGGTCAACGGCGCGGCGCGCGTCGTCCGCTTCTCGGACGGCTCGGCGATCGCCGCGCACAGCGTCATCCTGGCGACCGGGGTGTCGTACCGGCAGCTGCGCGCGCCGGGCTGCGACCAGCTGACCGGCTGCGGGGTGTACTACGGATCCTCGCTCACCGAGGCCGCGTCCTGCCAGGGGCACGACGTGTACATCGTGGGCGGCGCCAACTCGGCCGGGCAGGCGGCGATGTACCTGGCGCGGGGCGCCAAGTCGGTGACGCTGCTGGTGCGCGGGGAGTCCCTGACGGCGTCGATGTCGCACTACCTGATCCAGCAGATCGAGGAGACGCCGAACATCACCGTGCGCACCCGGACCGTCGTCGAGGCGGCGCACGGCGAGGGGCACCTGGAGCAGCTGACCCTGCGGGACGTGGACGGCGGAGCGAGCGAACTCGTCGACGCGCAGTGGATGTTCGTGTTCATCGGCGCGGCCCCGCTGACGGACTGGCTGGACGGTACGGTGCTGCGCGACGAGCACGGTTTCATCCTGGCCGGGCCGGACCTCACCCCGGACGGGCGGCCGCCGGCCGCATGGGAACTGGACCGGCCGCCCTACCACCTGGAGACCAACATTCCCGGCGTGTTCGTGGCGGGCGACGCGCGCGCCCAGTCCGCGAAGCGCGTCGCGTCCGCCGTCGGAGAGGGAGCCATGGCCGTGATGCTCGTCCACCGGTACCTGGAGCAGTCATGA
- a CDS encoding helix-turn-helix domain-containing protein, with amino-acid sequence MSEDTAGSGFAGLLRELKDRSGLSYGTLAKRLHMSASTLHRYCSGEVVPADYAPVERLARLCKASPEELLALHRSWVRSDANRPRKGADTSGAVQELAGAPAGTGTLPVDTAEVHGAADAPEVAEAGSGAGSEVAEATAAAGPTAPTRRPRPRGAVLAGIAVTVVAAVTALAGVLTLDERPPEQGTDVRDRPVGAANRFAAGEKSPAGPDAPDGPSSHSSPSPSPSSSSSSSASSSPSAPSNATPAAPAAAGHGSSGGGDTSAGTPVKVTTRPHTWEAPCGQHYLIDKPPAQVGPPPVERDAPAWVAAAGAVPAGEQYVTLTLQGSGADTVVLDGLTVRTVAKRAPLPWNDYAMGYPGVGCGAGVPTRSFGVALDSARPAVAPLPGQRDFPFSVSESEPEVLHIKAATSAHDVSWYLELSWSSGSRHGTLKIDHDGNPFRTSGRGGRTGYEFPLGGDGWVGEGTTIH; translated from the coding sequence CTTGCACCGCTACTGCAGCGGCGAGGTGGTCCCGGCAGACTACGCACCGGTCGAACGGCTCGCCCGCCTGTGCAAGGCCTCGCCCGAGGAACTCCTCGCCCTGCACCGGAGTTGGGTGCGGTCCGATGCGAACCGCCCGCGCAAGGGCGCGGACACGAGCGGCGCCGTGCAGGAGCTGGCCGGGGCACCTGCCGGAACCGGAACCCTTCCGGTCGACACGGCCGAGGTACACGGCGCGGCGGACGCACCCGAAGTGGCCGAGGCGGGGTCCGGGGCGGGGTCCGAGGTCGCAGAAGCGACCGCCGCGGCCGGGCCGACCGCACCGACCCGGCGTCCTCGCCCGCGCGGGGCCGTGCTCGCCGGGATCGCGGTGACGGTCGTGGCCGCCGTCACCGCCCTGGCCGGCGTGCTCACCCTGGACGAGCGCCCGCCGGAACAGGGCACCGACGTCCGGGACCGCCCCGTCGGTGCCGCGAACCGGTTCGCGGCCGGGGAGAAGTCCCCGGCCGGACCGGACGCCCCGGACGGACCGTCCTCGCACTCGTCCCCGTCCCCGTCCCCGTCGTCGTCCTCGTCCTCGTCCGCCTCGTCGTCGCCGTCCGCGCCCTCGAACGCCACCCCTGCCGCCCCCGCAGCAGCGGGACACGGCAGCAGCGGGGGCGGCGACACCTCCGCCGGCACGCCGGTGAAGGTGACCACCCGCCCCCACACCTGGGAGGCCCCCTGCGGCCAGCACTACCTGATCGACAAGCCCCCGGCCCAGGTGGGACCGCCCCCCGTGGAACGGGACGCACCCGCCTGGGTGGCCGCAGCCGGGGCCGTACCCGCGGGCGAGCAGTACGTCACCCTCACCCTGCAGGGATCCGGCGCGGACACGGTGGTGCTGGACGGGCTGACCGTCCGTACGGTCGCCAAGCGTGCCCCGCTCCCCTGGAACGACTACGCCATGGGCTACCCGGGGGTGGGCTGCGGCGCCGGCGTCCCGACCCGCTCCTTCGGCGTGGCCCTGGACTCCGCGCGCCCGGCCGTCGCGCCCCTGCCGGGCCAGCGGGACTTCCCCTTCTCGGTGAGCGAGTCGGAACCGGAGGTGCTCCACATCAAGGCCGCCACCTCCGCCCACGACGTGAGCTGGTACCTGGAGCTGTCCTGGTCCAGCGGCTCCCGGCACGGCACCCTCAAGATCGACCACGACGGCAATCCCTTCCGCACCAGCGGACGCGGGGGGCGGACCGGCTACGAGTTCCCCCTCGGCGGCGACGGATGGGTCGGGGAGGGCACGACGATTCATTGA
- a CDS encoding DJ-1/PfpI family protein, translated as MNRRNVLRAQVAVGAAAALGGAASVAAAAEPRSAGKQAGPLRVHVVMYEGVEELDFAAPYEVFSAARFFTDREVDVRYVSASGPGPVRAAYGTQVNVEHAWAPRTADILLVPGGGYARRDSPGVWAEIRSGVLPGRLAAAVRPGLTVSAVCTGTMLLAAAGLTTKRPCTTHHKARPDLEKQGGLLKNARVVDDGDLVTAGGITSGLDLALWLVRRELGADAATGVEAMLEYEARGTVWTPPTAGRP; from the coding sequence ATGAACCGCAGGAACGTGCTCCGGGCCCAGGTCGCCGTCGGCGCGGCAGCCGCCTTGGGGGGTGCCGCCAGCGTGGCCGCGGCGGCGGAACCGCGATCCGCCGGAAAACAGGCGGGGCCGTTACGCGTGCACGTCGTCATGTACGAGGGCGTGGAGGAACTCGACTTCGCCGCACCCTACGAGGTCTTCTCGGCCGCCCGGTTCTTCACCGACCGGGAGGTCGACGTCCGCTACGTCAGCGCCTCCGGGCCCGGTCCCGTGCGTGCCGCCTACGGCACGCAGGTGAACGTCGAGCACGCCTGGGCCCCGCGCACCGCGGACATCCTCCTCGTGCCCGGCGGCGGATACGCGCGCCGCGACAGCCCCGGCGTGTGGGCCGAGATCCGCAGCGGAGTCCTTCCCGGGAGGCTGGCCGCGGCGGTGCGCCCGGGCCTCACCGTCAGCGCCGTCTGCACGGGCACCATGCTGCTGGCCGCCGCCGGGCTGACCACGAAACGCCCCTGCACCACCCACCACAAGGCGCGCCCCGACCTGGAGAAGCAGGGCGGCCTCCTGAAGAACGCCCGAGTGGTGGACGACGGAGACCTGGTCACCGCGGGTGGCATCACCAGCGGGCTGGACCTCGCCCTGTGGCTCGTACGCCGGGAACTGGGTGCCGACGCCGCGACCGGGGTGGAGGCCATGCTCGAATACGAGGCCCGCGGCACGGTGTGGACGCCGCCGACGGCCGGGCGGCCGTAG
- a CDS encoding ATP-binding protein: protein MSGQVMPCSPQEIASLFLFEKLTPEQLGRLCGEGRVERFVAGPVYTEGSPATCFYVMIEGTVVLSRRVGGDDVEVSRTSQRGVYAGAMQAYLGDQVPQTYTNSMRVTEPTRFFVLPAQSFADIMREWFPMAAHLLEGLFFGSKNTQRAIGQRERLLALGSLSAGLTHELNNPAAAAVRATATLRERVGKMRHKLAHISQGQYSRETIADLIEIQERTVERVAKAPALSPLDASDREDELADWLDDHGIAEGWRLAPTFVQAGLDTDWLEQVAATVAEEILPSAIGWLNYTVETELLMDEIDDSTTRISHLVDAAKQYSQLDRAPYRVVDVHELLDSTLLMLSGKIGSRVRVVKEYDRSLPDVPAYPAELNQVWTNLIDNAVFAIGSTGGEGTLTVRTAREGDRLLVEFRDTGPGIPADIRSRIFDPFFTTKPVGEGTGLGLDISWRIVVSKHHGSLQVESAPGDTRFQVLLPLTAPAPETETGTGSATETAEEPV from the coding sequence ATGAGCGGGCAGGTCATGCCGTGCAGCCCGCAGGAGATCGCCTCGCTGTTCCTGTTCGAGAAGCTCACCCCGGAGCAGCTCGGGCGGCTGTGCGGCGAGGGGCGGGTGGAGCGGTTCGTAGCCGGTCCGGTGTACACGGAGGGCTCCCCGGCCACGTGCTTCTACGTGATGATCGAGGGCACCGTCGTACTGTCCCGCCGGGTCGGCGGCGACGACGTCGAGGTGAGCCGCACCTCGCAGCGCGGCGTGTACGCGGGGGCCATGCAGGCCTACCTGGGCGACCAGGTGCCGCAGACGTACACCAACTCGATGCGGGTGACCGAGCCGACGCGGTTCTTCGTGCTGCCCGCGCAGTCGTTCGCGGACATCATGCGGGAGTGGTTCCCGATGGCGGCGCACCTGCTGGAGGGGCTGTTCTTCGGCTCCAAGAACACCCAGCGGGCCATCGGGCAGCGCGAACGGCTGCTGGCGCTCGGGTCCTTGTCCGCCGGCCTCACCCACGAGCTCAACAACCCGGCGGCGGCCGCCGTCCGGGCCACGGCGACCCTGCGGGAACGGGTCGGCAAGATGCGGCACAAGCTGGCCCACATCTCCCAGGGCCAGTACTCGCGCGAGACGATCGCCGACCTCATCGAGATCCAGGAACGCACCGTCGAGCGCGTCGCGAAGGCGCCGGCGCTCAGCCCGCTGGACGCCTCCGACCGGGAGGACGAGCTCGCCGACTGGCTGGACGACCACGGCATCGCAGAGGGCTGGCGGCTCGCGCCGACCTTCGTGCAGGCCGGGCTCGACACGGACTGGCTGGAGCAGGTCGCGGCGACCGTCGCCGAGGAGATCCTGCCGTCGGCGATCGGCTGGCTCAACTACACGGTCGAGACCGAGCTGCTGATGGACGAGATCGACGACTCCACCACCCGCATCTCCCATCTCGTGGACGCGGCCAAGCAGTACTCGCAGCTCGACCGCGCCCCGTACCGGGTCGTCGACGTCCACGAACTCCTCGACAGCACCCTGCTGATGCTGTCCGGCAAGATCGGCTCCCGGGTGCGGGTGGTCAAGGAGTACGACCGCTCCCTGCCGGACGTGCCCGCCTATCCGGCGGAGCTCAACCAGGTGTGGACCAACCTCATCGACAACGCCGTCTTCGCCATCGGGAGCACCGGCGGCGAGGGCACGCTGACGGTCCGCACGGCCCGCGAGGGCGACCGCCTGCTGGTGGAGTTCCGCGACACCGGACCCGGTATCCCGGCGGACATCCGCAGCCGCATCTTCGACCCCTTCTTCACCACCAAGCCGGTCGGCGAGGGCACCGGTCTGGGCCTCGACATCTCCTGGCGGATCGTCGTGAGCAAGCACCACGGCAGCCTCCAGGTCGAGTCCGCCCCGGGTGACACCCGGTTCCAGGTGCTGCTGCCGCTGACCGCCCCGGCCCCCGAAACCGAAACCGGGACCGGATCCGCGACCGAGACCGCTGAGGAGCCCGTATGA